A window of the Streptomyces finlayi genome harbors these coding sequences:
- a CDS encoding type I restriction-modification system subunit M produces MAATKKKTAEKSPGTSRTRLASLIKSARDTMRKDAGMNGDLDRLPQLSWLLFLKAFDERVEQEGEALDPDGYRRAIEEPYRWEDWATDRDHSGDELKSFVNEKLIPHLAGLVGDDAEDPRNVISTIFKDVVNRMQSGTLLRELVDIVNQIHFVSTDDIHTMAFVYESILKEMRDAAGDSGEFYTPRPVNRFMVQQSFLELGESILDPASGTGGFLVQAYEELKGQVKTNTQRRRLLADIRGIEKKPLPYLLGSMNLLLHGIDAPQVRRANSLLEMRTSNAADKVDVVLTNPPFGGEEESTVVKAFPDGFRTQETAWLFLYSILDQLKLGGRCAIVLPNGSLFATGENSIGAKIKKKLMKDCNLHTVVRLPQGVFAPYTQIPSNILFFEKTGPTKDVWFYEVPLPDGRRGYTKTKPMRIEEYQPCVDWWGGKEREGREAGEQAWAIPASDIIASGFNLDIANPHVGDELAHRTPEELVDELVKTETEILNQLEELRKGLGVSSSAE; encoded by the coding sequence ATGGCAGCGACCAAGAAGAAAACGGCGGAGAAGTCCCCCGGCACCTCACGGACACGCCTCGCGTCTCTGATCAAGTCCGCGCGCGACACGATGCGCAAGGACGCCGGGATGAACGGTGACCTGGACCGGCTGCCGCAGCTGTCCTGGCTGCTCTTCCTCAAGGCGTTCGACGAGCGCGTCGAGCAGGAGGGCGAGGCGCTGGACCCGGACGGCTACCGGCGGGCCATCGAGGAGCCGTACCGCTGGGAGGACTGGGCGACCGACCGGGACCACAGTGGTGACGAGCTGAAGTCGTTCGTCAACGAGAAGCTCATCCCGCACCTGGCCGGGCTGGTCGGCGACGACGCGGAGGACCCGCGCAACGTCATCTCGACCATCTTCAAGGACGTCGTCAACCGCATGCAGTCCGGCACGTTGCTGCGGGAGCTGGTCGACATCGTCAACCAGATCCACTTCGTCTCGACCGACGACATCCACACGATGGCGTTCGTCTACGAGTCGATCCTCAAGGAGATGCGCGACGCCGCCGGCGACTCGGGTGAGTTCTACACCCCGCGCCCGGTCAACCGCTTCATGGTCCAGCAGTCCTTCCTCGAACTAGGCGAGTCGATTCTCGACCCGGCGAGCGGCACGGGAGGGTTCCTGGTCCAGGCGTACGAGGAGCTGAAGGGCCAGGTCAAGACGAACACCCAGCGCAGGCGGCTGCTCGCGGACATCCGCGGCATCGAGAAGAAGCCGCTGCCGTATCTGCTTGGCTCGATGAACCTGCTGTTGCACGGTATTGACGCGCCGCAGGTCCGGCGTGCCAACTCGCTCCTGGAAATGCGGACCTCCAACGCCGCCGACAAGGTGGACGTGGTCCTTACCAACCCGCCCTTCGGCGGCGAGGAGGAATCGACGGTCGTCAAGGCATTCCCCGACGGCTTCCGGACCCAGGAGACGGCCTGGCTCTTCCTGTACTCGATCCTCGACCAGCTCAAGCTGGGTGGGCGGTGCGCGATCGTTCTACCCAACGGCAGTCTGTTCGCGACGGGAGAGAACTCCATCGGCGCGAAGATCAAGAAGAAGCTGATGAAGGACTGCAACCTTCACACGGTTGTCCGTCTCCCGCAGGGCGTCTTCGCGCCGTACACCCAGATCCCGTCCAACATCCTCTTCTTCGAGAAGACCGGTCCGACGAAGGACGTCTGGTTCTACGAGGTTCCGTTGCCGGATGGTCGCCGGGGCTACACGAAGACGAAGCCGATGCGGATCGAGGAGTACCAGCCGTGCGTGGATTGGTGGGGCGGCAAGGAGCGCGAAGGGCGGGAAGCGGGAGAGCAAGCGTGGGCCATCCCGGCATCGGACATCATCGCCTCCGGCTTCAACCTGGACATCGCCAACCCGCACGTGGGTGATGAGTTGGCACATCGGACGCCGGAAGAACTGGTGGACGAGCTAGTGAAAACGGAGACGGAGATCCTGAACCAGCTGGAAGAGCTGCGTAAAGGGCTGGGGGTGAGCAGCAGTGCAGAGTGA
- a CDS encoding ATP-binding protein yields the protein MRLRSEGAEATYRADSAVGEHSARHLRRILRLYLAGWGLLDVADAAELALTELIANVVRHVPGRRCQTCILPLQAGGVRVEVADGCPQLPSAVAGDELAEGGRGLLLVAAVTDGWGVEPRGSGGKTVWFECLAAKADDGVAEG from the coding sequence ATGCGCCTGCGGTCTGAAGGCGCGGAGGCGACCTACCGCGCCGACTCCGCGGTGGGTGAGCACTCGGCGCGGCATCTGCGCCGCATCCTGCGCCTGTACCTCGCCGGCTGGGGGCTCCTTGACGTCGCCGACGCGGCTGAGCTGGCGCTCACTGAACTGATCGCGAATGTCGTGCGGCACGTCCCCGGTCGTCGCTGCCAGACATGCATTCTCCCGCTCCAGGCCGGCGGCGTGCGGGTCGAGGTTGCGGACGGGTGCCCGCAGCTGCCCAGTGCCGTCGCGGGTGACGAACTCGCCGAGGGTGGGCGGGGTCTGCTCCTGGTCGCCGCCGTCACAGACGGCTGGGGTGTGGAGCCGCGCGGCTCCGGCGGCAAGACGGTGTGGTTCGAGTGCCTGGCCGCCAAAGCCGACGACGGTGTCGCCGAGGGGTGA
- a CDS encoding restriction endonuclease subunit S — translation MQSDVRLGDVLQLERIAVDVDTEAQYRQIGIRSFGNGIFHRDPCLGSELSKLKYFEVHPGRIVVSNIMAWEGAIAVSSEREKGFVGSARFLSYRPTGKVDLRYLNYFFQSEAGKALIKSVSTGTVTRNQTVSPKNFENAKVLLPDLTEQRRVADKLDTGMQRIGGVLALRDHMTRIQKELHESLISSALNANLERVWAGEVLELVRDEIDVDLDAPYRAIGMRSFGKGIIHYEPVPGSELSKLKYYTFPVGAIVFNNIMAWEGAIGVTTESEREFIASQRFLPYVPTGERVNVSYLRHYFLSRPGLAQISACSPGAMARNRTLGIKKFEGIEIPLPPRDVQDRIALAIDRLAMKLAGAYAAPAASAVRPALLDAAFSGRL, via the coding sequence GTGCAGAGTGATGTTCGCCTTGGCGACGTGCTTCAGCTGGAGCGGATCGCAGTTGATGTGGATACCGAGGCGCAGTACCGGCAGATCGGTATCAGGTCGTTTGGGAACGGGATCTTCCATCGAGATCCTTGCCTGGGCAGTGAGTTGAGCAAGCTCAAGTACTTCGAAGTGCATCCAGGTCGAATTGTCGTGAGTAACATCATGGCTTGGGAGGGAGCCATTGCTGTTTCAAGCGAGAGGGAAAAGGGGTTTGTAGGGTCGGCTCGATTCCTTAGCTACCGACCGACCGGGAAGGTTGACCTTCGCTATCTGAACTACTTCTTCCAGAGTGAAGCAGGGAAGGCTCTCATTAAGTCGGTCTCGACGGGGACCGTTACACGGAACCAAACCGTTTCACCAAAGAACTTTGAGAACGCGAAGGTTCTGTTGCCCGACCTGACCGAGCAGCGCCGCGTTGCCGACAAGCTCGACACAGGGATGCAGCGAATCGGCGGTGTTTTGGCGCTTCGTGATCACATGACGCGGATCCAGAAAGAGCTTCACGAGTCGCTGATCAGCTCCGCGCTGAATGCGAACTTGGAGAGAGTTTGGGCGGGCGAGGTCCTTGAGCTAGTCCGTGATGAGATTGATGTTGATCTCGATGCGCCGTACAGGGCTATCGGGATGCGATCCTTTGGTAAAGGGATCATACATTATGAGCCGGTTCCCGGGAGTGAGCTCAGTAAGCTTAAGTACTACACATTTCCGGTAGGGGCCATTGTCTTCAACAACATCATGGCCTGGGAGGGGGCGATTGGCGTCACGACGGAATCCGAGCGAGAGTTCATCGCTTCGCAGAGATTTCTTCCGTACGTTCCCACTGGGGAGCGAGTTAACGTCAGTTATCTCCGTCACTATTTCTTGAGTCGACCTGGTCTGGCGCAGATCTCTGCGTGTTCTCCCGGCGCTATGGCCAGGAATCGGACCCTGGGCATCAAGAAGTTTGAGGGGATCGAAATTCCGCTGCCGCCGCGCGATGTGCAGGACCGTATTGCTTTGGCAATCGATCGACTTGCCATGAAGCTTGCAGGCGCCTATGCCGCTCCTGCGGCTTCGGCTGTGCGGCCGGCGCTACTCGATGCTGCTTTCTCTGGGCGGCTGTAG
- a CDS encoding GmrSD restriction endonuclease domain-containing protein, with product MGTSPVSPARVRAPEPTIAPITSLASRVLSGDIVLPKFQRAFVWTPQQVLYLLDSVRRNYPIGSLLMWRTTAKLASGHEIAGLDTVEQHEGAPVHYVLDGQQRLASLVGALHGSGPIWEIAYDLEREEFLHLTEDAPTGPHIMPVRHLTSVGAMLSWIRQDKPNDELRLRAEALSEQFAHYQVPIVTLLDVSEEDSARIFERINSTGTSMDIVDLIRAGTWSKDFDLNDQIEQLLQVLDAKKYGRVDAKTMLRTISAAAGFGFSTRSIHELRSLDQPQLQTAVGEAGKAAARAVDFLSTQIHTPQAEALPYYNQFAVLVELFRRLPKPTAGQYDAVTRWFWLTASGEYFKGWRESQMGPDLTAVTEFAAGPLDGDRDRGRAPPEHSVAACAVLPAERTQQAPGPAHVVREAARSEHGPRHRRG from the coding sequence ATGGGGACATCACCGGTGTCACCGGCACGGGTACGCGCGCCCGAGCCGACGATTGCGCCGATCACCTCACTCGCCTCGCGGGTGCTGTCCGGCGACATCGTTTTACCGAAGTTCCAGCGGGCGTTCGTCTGGACCCCGCAGCAGGTCCTGTACCTGCTCGACTCGGTGCGCCGCAACTACCCCATCGGCAGCCTGCTCATGTGGCGCACCACGGCCAAGCTGGCCAGCGGACACGAGATCGCAGGCCTGGACACCGTCGAACAGCACGAGGGCGCCCCGGTGCACTACGTGCTCGACGGCCAACAACGCCTCGCCAGCCTGGTGGGTGCGCTGCATGGCTCCGGGCCGATATGGGAGATCGCGTACGACCTGGAGCGCGAGGAATTCCTGCACCTCACGGAAGACGCTCCGACCGGGCCTCACATCATGCCCGTGCGCCACCTCACCTCCGTCGGAGCGATGCTTTCCTGGATCCGGCAGGACAAGCCCAATGACGAACTACGGCTCCGAGCCGAGGCATTGAGCGAGCAGTTCGCGCACTACCAGGTGCCGATAGTGACGCTCCTGGATGTCTCCGAGGAAGACTCGGCCCGTATCTTCGAGCGAATCAACAGCACCGGTACGTCCATGGACATCGTGGACCTGATCCGGGCGGGCACCTGGTCCAAGGACTTCGACCTCAATGACCAGATCGAGCAGTTGCTCCAGGTCCTCGATGCCAAGAAGTACGGCCGGGTCGACGCGAAGACGATGTTGCGGACGATTTCGGCGGCGGCAGGGTTCGGCTTTTCCACCAGGTCCATCCACGAGCTGCGCAGCCTGGACCAGCCGCAGCTCCAGACGGCCGTCGGCGAGGCGGGCAAGGCGGCGGCGAGGGCAGTGGACTTCCTCTCCACCCAGATCCACACCCCGCAGGCGGAAGCGCTGCCGTACTACAACCAGTTCGCTGTCCTGGTCGAGCTGTTCAGGCGGCTGCCCAAGCCGACGGCCGGTCAGTACGACGCAGTGACCCGATGGTTCTGGCTCACGGCGAGCGGCGAGTACTTCAAGGGCTGGCGAGAGTCCCAGATGGGGCCGGACCTGACGGCGGTCACGGAGTTCGCGGCAGGGCCGCTCGACGGAGATCGAGACAGGGGCCGCGCTCCCCCGGAGCATTCTGTGGCAGCGTGCGCAGTTCTCCCGGCAGAACGCACCCAGCAAGCTCCTGGTCCTGCTCATGTCGTACGAGAAGCCGCTCGATCTGAACACGGGCCTCGTCATCGACGTGGCTGA
- a CDS encoding DUF4429 domain-containing protein, with protein MGDVLAGIHATWEFDTDSVLIRFERGIRTPKLFQSLRERRVPHAALSSVTLTPGKRGTVVLQAVPRPGADPLLEAAAGQLKDGCDPYRLVLPAERETLAEYYADELRALLGPDAALRADRFMVAAPDAPLSFKAYDGRAGFDGDRISFRWSWTGASSAKWKAGDQTFSVQELSGVEWRSPEAFDGYLRLVPRSGAADSVMAGPVDVPGAAYGGVGGAHRLQAAVRPAQADQDPAAVVFGLGYGPVHESLPFAAAVLESVRRRQSRPATAPAALAGAVRRDPADIAERIRHLGDLHEAGLVTDDEYGAKKAQLLAEL; from the coding sequence ATGGGTGATGTGCTGGCCGGAATTCATGCCACCTGGGAGTTCGACACCGACTCCGTGCTCATCCGCTTCGAACGGGGTATCCGCACGCCGAAGCTCTTCCAGAGCCTGCGTGAACGGCGCGTACCGCACGCGGCGTTGTCGTCGGTGACGCTGACCCCTGGCAAGCGGGGCACGGTGGTTCTGCAGGCGGTGCCGAGACCCGGTGCCGATCCACTGCTGGAGGCTGCGGCCGGACAGCTGAAGGACGGGTGCGATCCGTACCGGCTGGTGCTGCCCGCCGAACGCGAGACGCTCGCCGAGTACTACGCGGACGAGCTGCGCGCCCTGCTGGGGCCGGACGCGGCGCTCCGCGCCGACCGGTTCATGGTCGCGGCACCCGACGCCCCGCTGAGCTTCAAGGCGTACGACGGCCGGGCCGGCTTCGACGGCGACCGGATCTCCTTCCGGTGGTCCTGGACCGGTGCGTCCAGTGCCAAGTGGAAGGCCGGCGACCAGACGTTCTCGGTCCAGGAGCTCAGCGGTGTCGAGTGGCGTTCGCCCGAGGCGTTCGACGGCTACCTGCGGCTCGTGCCGCGCTCCGGGGCGGCGGACTCCGTGATGGCGGGCCCGGTGGACGTGCCCGGTGCGGCGTACGGAGGAGTGGGCGGGGCGCACCGCCTGCAAGCCGCCGTCCGGCCCGCCCAGGCGGACCAGGACCCGGCGGCGGTCGTCTTCGGGCTCGGCTACGGTCCGGTGCACGAGTCGCTGCCGTTCGCGGCCGCAGTACTGGAGTCCGTACGCCGCCGTCAGTCCAGGCCCGCGACGGCGCCCGCCGCACTGGCCGGCGCGGTGCGGCGGGATCCGGCGGACATCGCCGAGCGGATCAGACACCTGGGGGATCTGCACGAGGCGGGGCTCGTCACGGACGACGAGTACGGCGCGAAGAAGGCGCAGCTGCTCGCGGAGCTGTAG
- a CDS encoding JAB domain-containing protein — MRDVPARDRPRERLLARGAEALSDRELLALLLGAGVPGQDAVELAGRLIVRHGGLYELSRLPAHELGAGLAGIGPAKTARVPAAFQLGRRAAPPSPSSRQRVCGSADLASIAAPLLHGLRHERVVVVVCDGAGTVLRTSVLTEGASDRSLLPVRDVLALVLAAGGASFGVAHNHPTGRADPSEADHRATTRLAAGAAAVGLRFLDHVVVTDGGWRRVQAE; from the coding sequence ATGCGGGACGTGCCCGCCCGGGACCGGCCGCGCGAACGGCTGCTGGCACGGGGCGCGGAGGCACTGTCCGACCGTGAGCTCCTGGCTCTGTTGCTGGGCGCCGGAGTCCCCGGCCAGGATGCGGTGGAACTGGCCGGGCGGCTGATCGTCCGGCACGGCGGCCTGTACGAACTGTCCCGCCTTCCCGCGCACGAACTGGGGGCGGGCCTGGCCGGGATCGGCCCGGCGAAGACGGCCCGGGTACCGGCGGCGTTCCAGCTGGGCCGACGGGCCGCGCCTCCTTCTCCGTCCTCCCGCCAAAGGGTCTGCGGCTCGGCCGACTTGGCGAGCATCGCGGCTCCCCTCCTGCACGGCCTGCGCCACGAACGAGTCGTCGTGGTCGTCTGTGACGGGGCGGGCACGGTTCTGCGTACGAGCGTCCTGACCGAGGGCGCCTCGGACCGCAGCCTGCTCCCGGTCCGCGACGTCCTCGCCCTGGTCCTCGCGGCAGGCGGCGCGTCCTTCGGTGTTGCCCACAACCACCCCACGGGCCGGGCGGACCCGAGCGAGGCCGACCACCGCGCTACGACCCGCCTGGCGGCGGGGGCTGCGGCGGTCGGCCTGCGCTTCCTGGACCATGTGGTGGTCACGGACGGAGGGTGGCGGCGGGTTCAGGCCGAGTGA
- a CDS encoding aldo/keto reductase yields the protein MTDNKIATVRLGSDGPQVGVQGLGCMGMSEFYGETDEAAARDTLEAALEVGVTLFDTADVYGRGANEEFLAPFVGAHRDEITLATKFAIERSDDPQYRGIRNDPAYIRQSVEASLRRLNTEVIDLYYMHRRDPAVPLAESVGAMAELVRQGKVKQLGLSEVTGAELREAHAVHPIAALQSEWSLFSRDVERSAVGAAVELGVTLVPYSPLGRGFLTGAFADAGKDLTEGDFRKFQPRFTGENAKTNAALLEPVHKIAAAHGATAAQVALAWVQRRAEVHGLTVVPIPGTRKRSRLLENVAATRLRLTPQELALLEPIAGRVAGDRYPDMSSTSAARE from the coding sequence ATGACTGACAACAAGATCGCCACGGTGCGGCTCGGCAGCGACGGGCCCCAGGTCGGTGTGCAGGGACTCGGCTGCATGGGCATGAGCGAGTTCTACGGCGAAACGGACGAGGCGGCCGCCCGCGACACCCTGGAAGCGGCGCTGGAGGTGGGGGTCACCCTCTTCGACACCGCGGACGTCTACGGGCGCGGAGCCAACGAGGAGTTCCTCGCGCCCTTCGTCGGGGCGCACCGGGACGAGATCACACTGGCCACGAAGTTCGCCATCGAGCGCAGCGACGACCCGCAGTACCGGGGCATCCGCAACGACCCGGCGTACATCCGGCAGTCCGTCGAGGCAAGCCTGCGCAGGCTGAACACCGAGGTCATCGACCTGTACTACATGCACAGGCGCGACCCCGCCGTGCCGCTGGCCGAGTCGGTCGGCGCCATGGCCGAGTTGGTCCGGCAGGGCAAGGTCAAGCAGCTCGGACTGAGTGAGGTGACCGGCGCCGAGCTCCGCGAGGCCCACGCCGTGCACCCGATCGCCGCCCTCCAGTCGGAGTGGTCGCTGTTCAGCCGGGACGTGGAGCGCAGCGCGGTGGGCGCTGCGGTCGAGCTCGGGGTGACGCTCGTGCCGTACTCTCCGCTCGGCCGCGGCTTCCTGACCGGGGCGTTCGCGGACGCGGGCAAGGACCTGACGGAGGGTGACTTCCGTAAGTTCCAGCCGCGCTTCACGGGCGAGAACGCGAAGACGAACGCGGCCCTTCTGGAGCCCGTGCACAAGATCGCGGCGGCGCACGGGGCGACGGCCGCGCAGGTGGCCCTCGCGTGGGTGCAGCGGCGTGCGGAGGTGCACGGCCTGACGGTGGTGCCCATTCCGGGGACGCGTAAGCGGAGCCGTCTGCTGGAGAACGTGGCGGCGACCCGGCTGAGGCTGACTCCGCAGGAGCTGGCCCTGCTGGAGCCGATCGCGGGGCGGGTGGCGGGTGACCGCTACCCGGACATGAGCAGCACGTCGGCTGCGCGCGAGTAG
- a CDS encoding alpha/beta hydrolase yields the protein MRRYARTLVAVALATTVVAGSAGWVSGDAQHALTGPPPGSAAWSADRVLGRELPDPAESSPAEVGRFFAELTGAEREELVQRHPLVVGNLDGAPVELRYRANALALKTGHDPRYTHLHGDDRQILAFDPRGRGQVAEVFGDVRSARQVSVVVPGSDIDAGTFDRTTDVYGTPSGMAKSLYAETGPGSAVIAWAGYTTPVGVGVDAASGRLAEAGADRLARFTDGLVADALPEPAVFCHSYGSVVCGLAAPRLRATDLVVLGSPGMRADTVGDLRTGARVWAAKDATDWIDDVPNVEVAGLGHGTDPTDPEFGARPVPAKDAQGHTGYFVPGTDSLRSFAAIAALSAGPEGTVL from the coding sequence ATGCGCCGCTACGCGAGGACCCTGGTCGCGGTCGCGCTGGCGACGACCGTGGTGGCCGGGAGCGCGGGGTGGGTGTCGGGGGACGCACAGCACGCGCTGACCGGGCCACCGCCGGGAAGCGCCGCTTGGAGCGCGGACCGTGTCCTGGGGCGGGAGCTGCCCGATCCGGCCGAGTCGTCACCCGCCGAAGTGGGCCGGTTCTTCGCGGAGTTGACCGGTGCCGAGCGGGAGGAGCTGGTGCAGCGGCACCCGTTGGTGGTCGGCAACCTCGACGGGGCTCCCGTGGAGCTGCGCTACCGGGCCAACGCCCTCGCCCTGAAAACCGGTCACGACCCCCGGTACACGCACCTCCACGGCGACGACCGGCAGATCCTCGCCTTCGATCCCCGGGGCCGCGGCCAGGTCGCCGAGGTCTTCGGTGACGTGCGGTCGGCACGGCAGGTGTCCGTGGTGGTGCCGGGTTCGGACATCGACGCGGGGACCTTCGACCGTACGACGGATGTGTACGGCACCCCGTCGGGCATGGCGAAGTCGCTGTACGCCGAGACCGGGCCGGGCAGTGCGGTGATCGCCTGGGCCGGATACACCACGCCCGTCGGTGTGGGCGTCGATGCCGCGAGCGGCAGGCTCGCGGAGGCCGGGGCGGACCGGCTGGCCCGGTTCACCGACGGACTCGTCGCCGACGCGCTGCCCGAGCCGGCCGTGTTCTGCCACAGCTACGGGTCCGTGGTGTGCGGTCTGGCCGCACCCCGGCTCCGGGCCACGGACCTGGTCGTACTCGGCTCGCCCGGAATGCGCGCCGACACCGTCGGTGACCTGCGTACCGGAGCCCGGGTCTGGGCCGCCAAGGACGCCACCGACTGGATCGACGACGTACCGAACGTCGAGGTCGCCGGCCTGGGACACGGCACCGACCCCACCGACCCGGAGTTCGGCGCCCGTCCCGTACCGGCGAAGGACGCCCAGGGGCACACGGGTTACTTCGTGCCGGGGACGGACTCGCTCCGCTCGTTCGCCGCGATCGCCGCCCTCTCCGCCGGCCCGGAAGGGACGGTTCTCTGA
- a CDS encoding MerR family transcriptional regulator — translation MTVMESTSEGTAVCAAPTPAHPRPEGQDHYTISEVAAFTGLTAHTLRWYERIGLMSHVDRSHTGQRRFTNRDLDWLGFVGKLRLTGMPVADMVRYAELLREGEHTFEARRELLESTRRDVRTRIAELQDTLAVLDFKIEFYAGARRVPERPSA, via the coding sequence ATGACGGTGATGGAGAGCACTTCCGAAGGGACGGCTGTCTGCGCCGCGCCCACCCCGGCGCACCCGCGACCAGAGGGCCAGGACCACTACACCATCAGCGAGGTCGCCGCCTTCACCGGCCTCACGGCACACACCCTGCGGTGGTACGAGCGGATCGGGCTGATGTCGCACGTCGACCGGTCCCACACCGGTCAGCGCCGGTTCACCAACCGGGACCTGGACTGGCTGGGCTTCGTCGGAAAGCTCAGGCTGACCGGGATGCCGGTCGCCGACATGGTCCGGTACGCGGAACTGCTGCGCGAGGGCGAGCACACGTTCGAGGCCCGGCGGGAGCTCCTGGAGTCGACCCGCCGCGACGTACGGACGCGGATCGCGGAGCTCCAGGACACGCTCGCCGTGCTCGACTTCAAGATCGAATTCTATGCGGGTGCCCGACGGGTACCGGAAAGGCCCAGTGCCTGA
- a CDS encoding serine hydrolase domain-containing protein, which produces MQSLEMIDNWPVTTVAAAVVRADGTVLGTRGPVAHRFPLASVTKPLAAYAVLVAYEEGAVELDEPAGPEGSTVRHLLAHTSGLAFDEHRVSAPPGTRRLYSNAGFEVLGDHLAKATDIPFAEYLRQAVLEPLGMTSTTLDGSPARDGVSTVEDLVRFAAEVQTPRLLDPRTVLEAQTVVHPGLKGVLPGYGHQNPNDWGLGFEIRDSKSPHWTGASSSPATFGHFGQSGTFLWIDPVAGAACVALTDRAFGPWAAEVWPLFTDAVLAELGAPH; this is translated from the coding sequence ATGCAGAGCCTGGAGATGATCGACAACTGGCCCGTCACGACCGTCGCGGCAGCCGTCGTACGGGCGGACGGCACCGTACTCGGTACGCGCGGTCCGGTCGCACACCGCTTCCCGCTCGCCTCCGTCACCAAGCCGCTCGCGGCGTACGCGGTGCTGGTGGCGTACGAGGAGGGGGCCGTGGAGCTGGACGAACCGGCGGGCCCCGAGGGGTCCACCGTGCGGCACCTCCTCGCGCACACCAGCGGCCTCGCCTTCGACGAGCACCGCGTGAGCGCCCCTCCCGGCACCCGGCGGCTGTACTCCAACGCGGGCTTCGAGGTGCTCGGGGACCACCTGGCGAAGGCGACGGACATCCCGTTCGCCGAGTACCTGCGCCAGGCCGTCCTGGAGCCGCTGGGCATGACGTCGACGACCCTGGACGGCTCGCCCGCCCGGGACGGCGTCTCGACCGTCGAGGACCTGGTGCGGTTCGCGGCGGAGGTGCAGACACCCCGGCTGCTGGACCCGCGCACGGTGCTGGAGGCGCAGACCGTCGTCCATCCCGGCCTGAAGGGGGTCCTGCCTGGTTACGGCCACCAGAACCCCAACGACTGGGGGCTCGGCTTCGAGATCCGCGACTCCAAGTCGCCCCACTGGACAGGCGCTTCCTCGTCCCCGGCGACCTTCGGGCACTTCGGCCAGTCCGGGACGTTCCTGTGGATCGACCCGGTGGCGGGAGCGGCCTGCGTGGCGCTCACCGACCGGGCCTTCGGGCCCTGGGCAGCCGAGGTGTGGCCGCTGTTCACGGACGCGGTGCTGGCGGAGCTTGGCGCCCCCCACTGA
- a CDS encoding response regulator gives MTIRVIIVDDQAMVRAGFAALLAAQSDIDVVGEAPDGRQAIEVSRNRHPDVVLMDVRMPEMDGLAAARELLNPPLGVIHRPKVLMLTTFDVDDYVYEALRAGASGFLLKDAPPADLIAAVRVVAAGDALLAPSVTRRLIADFAARRPSAAARSGPALRLNGLTPRETEVLELIARGLSNQEIADRLVLAEQTVKTHIGRVLAKLDLRDRAQAVIFAYESGLVAPGS, from the coding sequence GTGACCATCCGCGTGATCATCGTCGACGACCAGGCCATGGTGCGCGCGGGGTTCGCCGCGCTGCTGGCGGCGCAGAGCGACATCGACGTGGTGGGGGAGGCGCCGGACGGACGGCAGGCGATCGAGGTCAGCAGGAACCGGCATCCCGACGTGGTGCTGATGGACGTCCGGATGCCCGAGATGGACGGGCTGGCGGCGGCCCGTGAGCTGCTGAACCCGCCCTTGGGCGTGATCCACCGGCCCAAGGTGCTGATGCTCACCACCTTCGACGTGGACGACTACGTGTACGAGGCGCTGCGCGCCGGCGCGTCCGGCTTCCTGCTGAAGGACGCGCCGCCCGCGGATCTGATCGCGGCGGTACGGGTGGTGGCGGCGGGGGACGCGCTGCTGGCCCCGTCGGTGACCCGGCGGCTGATCGCGGACTTCGCGGCCCGGCGGCCGTCCGCTGCGGCCCGGAGCGGTCCGGCACTCCGGCTCAACGGGCTCACCCCCCGGGAGACGGAGGTGCTGGAGCTGATCGCGCGTGGGCTGTCCAACCAGGAGATCGCCGACCGGCTGGTGCTGGCCGAGCAGACGGTGAAGACGCACATCGGGCGGGTGCTGGCCAAGCTGGATCTGCGGGACCGGGCGCAGGCCGTGATCTTCGCGTACGAGTCGGGACTGGTGGCGCCGGGCAGCTGA